One part of the Equus asinus isolate D_3611 breed Donkey chromosome 6, EquAss-T2T_v2, whole genome shotgun sequence genome encodes these proteins:
- the TMEM17 gene encoding transmembrane protein 17 isoform X1: MELPDPVRQRLGNFSRTVFSDSNRTGPEYSEGPDNEVVSSLALQMSLYFNTYFFPLWWVSSIMMLQMKYSILPDYYKFIVVTVIILITLIEAIRLYLGYMGNLQEKVPELAGFWLLSLLLQLPLILFLLFNEGLMNLPLEKAIHIIFSMFLTFQVVSAFLTLRKMVNQLATRFHLQDFDRLSTNRGGMRRMRSCIEEI, from the exons ATGGAGCTGCCGGACCCGGTCCGCCAGCGGCTGGGAAACTTCAGCCGGACCGTGTTCAGCGACTCCAACCGGACCGGGCCGGAGTACAGCGAGGGTCCGG ATAATGAAGTGGTTTCCAGTTTGGCATTGCAGATGTCACTTTATTTTAACACTTACTTTTTCCCACTTTGGTGGGTGAGCAGTATTATGATGCTTCAGATGAAG tattCAATCTTGCCTGATTACTACAAATTCATTGTGGTCACTGTTATCATCCTAATAACCTTGATTGAAGCTATCCGGTTGTATCTGGGCTACATGGGGAACCTGCAGGAGAAG GTTCCTGAGTTGGCTGGCTTTTGGCTTTTGAGCCTTCTATTGCAGTTGCCTTTAattcttttcttgctctttaaTGAAGGCCTAATGAATCTGCCCTTGGAAAAAGCGATACACATCATCTTCAGTATGTTCCTTACTTTCCAAGTTGTTTCAGCATTTCTTACCCTGAGAAAAATGGTAAATCAGCTGGCAACTCGTTTCCACCTTCAAGACTTTGACCGGCTCTCTACAAATAGAGGAGGCATGAGAAGAATGAGATCCTGTATAGAAGAGATTTGA
- the TMEM17 gene encoding transmembrane protein 17 isoform X3 produces the protein MTTDNEVVSSLALQMSLYFNTYFFPLWWVSSIMMLQMKYSILPDYYKFIVVTVIILITLIEAIRLYLGYMGNLQEKVPELAGFWLLSLLLQLPLILFLLFNEGLMNLPLEKAIHIIFSMFLTFQVVSAFLTLRKMVNQLATRFHLQDFDRLSTNRGGMRRMRSCIEEI, from the exons ATGACGACAG ATAATGAAGTGGTTTCCAGTTTGGCATTGCAGATGTCACTTTATTTTAACACTTACTTTTTCCCACTTTGGTGGGTGAGCAGTATTATGATGCTTCAGATGAAG tattCAATCTTGCCTGATTACTACAAATTCATTGTGGTCACTGTTATCATCCTAATAACCTTGATTGAAGCTATCCGGTTGTATCTGGGCTACATGGGGAACCTGCAGGAGAAG GTTCCTGAGTTGGCTGGCTTTTGGCTTTTGAGCCTTCTATTGCAGTTGCCTTTAattcttttcttgctctttaaTGAAGGCCTAATGAATCTGCCCTTGGAAAAAGCGATACACATCATCTTCAGTATGTTCCTTACTTTCCAAGTTGTTTCAGCATTTCTTACCCTGAGAAAAATGGTAAATCAGCTGGCAACTCGTTTCCACCTTCAAGACTTTGACCGGCTCTCTACAAATAGAGGAGGCATGAGAAGAATGAGATCCTGTATAGAAGAGATTTGA
- the TMEM17 gene encoding transmembrane protein 17 isoform X2, with translation MYREKDNEVVSSLALQMSLYFNTYFFPLWWVSSIMMLQMKYSILPDYYKFIVVTVIILITLIEAIRLYLGYMGNLQEKVPELAGFWLLSLLLQLPLILFLLFNEGLMNLPLEKAIHIIFSMFLTFQVVSAFLTLRKMVNQLATRFHLQDFDRLSTNRGGMRRMRSCIEEI, from the exons ATGTACAGAGAAAAAG ATAATGAAGTGGTTTCCAGTTTGGCATTGCAGATGTCACTTTATTTTAACACTTACTTTTTCCCACTTTGGTGGGTGAGCAGTATTATGATGCTTCAGATGAAG tattCAATCTTGCCTGATTACTACAAATTCATTGTGGTCACTGTTATCATCCTAATAACCTTGATTGAAGCTATCCGGTTGTATCTGGGCTACATGGGGAACCTGCAGGAGAAG GTTCCTGAGTTGGCTGGCTTTTGGCTTTTGAGCCTTCTATTGCAGTTGCCTTTAattcttttcttgctctttaaTGAAGGCCTAATGAATCTGCCCTTGGAAAAAGCGATACACATCATCTTCAGTATGTTCCTTACTTTCCAAGTTGTTTCAGCATTTCTTACCCTGAGAAAAATGGTAAATCAGCTGGCAACTCGTTTCCACCTTCAAGACTTTGACCGGCTCTCTACAAATAGAGGAGGCATGAGAAGAATGAGATCCTGTATAGAAGAGATTTGA